A window from Myxococcus fulvus encodes these proteins:
- a CDS encoding DUF4388 domain-containing protein — MALHGDLFSYPLPEFLQWLDSSRKTGTLQLSWEAGERKLFLLSGQVGATASEGLRGRVARLLALAKLASGTKVLAAFDELSRTPDVDAAFDVHGIQARWIRDLGREELFAAMTDLTIAGRGTFHWTEDADRSGEDWVPSDMGIRELLFESLRWVDEQPDVDKALPIDALSVRALAPPSPSQPLMHRIILGLCATPQNLGRLRLSMGVSRSSVTRRVYELLRSKLVEVEGAPQVEADPVAEMLEKGAVLMREGQYDAAGIVCASLLASDPADRRVREFARLVQREHVAALYSDMPPLLIPVVVHDPQGMALLKPEERQIAGLVSGTWDVSTIVLASPARELETLKTLAKLLRMGLLQLTAPR, encoded by the coding sequence ATGGCCCTCCACGGCGACCTCTTCAGCTACCCGCTTCCCGAGTTCCTTCAATGGTTGGACAGCTCCCGCAAGACGGGCACGCTCCAGCTCTCCTGGGAGGCCGGCGAGCGGAAGCTCTTCCTGCTCTCCGGCCAGGTGGGGGCCACCGCCTCCGAGGGGCTTCGTGGCCGCGTGGCCCGGCTGCTCGCGCTGGCGAAGCTGGCCTCGGGCACCAAGGTGCTCGCCGCCTTCGATGAGCTGTCGCGCACGCCCGACGTGGACGCCGCCTTCGATGTGCACGGCATCCAGGCCCGGTGGATTCGCGATTTGGGCCGCGAGGAGCTGTTCGCGGCGATGACGGATTTGACGATCGCCGGGCGCGGCACGTTCCACTGGACGGAGGACGCGGACCGCTCGGGCGAGGACTGGGTGCCGTCGGACATGGGCATCCGCGAGCTGCTCTTCGAGTCCTTGCGCTGGGTGGATGAGCAGCCGGACGTGGACAAGGCGCTGCCCATCGACGCGCTCAGCGTGCGCGCGCTGGCGCCGCCGAGCCCCAGCCAGCCGCTGATGCACAGAATCATCCTGGGGCTGTGCGCCACGCCGCAGAACCTGGGGCGGCTGCGCCTGTCGATGGGCGTGTCGCGCTCGTCGGTGACGCGGCGGGTGTACGAGCTCTTGCGCTCGAAGCTGGTGGAGGTGGAGGGCGCGCCGCAGGTGGAGGCGGACCCGGTGGCGGAGATGCTGGAGAAGGGCGCGGTGCTGATGCGCGAGGGCCAGTACGACGCGGCGGGCATCGTCTGCGCGTCCCTGCTCGCGAGCGACCCCGCGGACCGGCGCGTGCGCGAGTTCGCCCGGCTGGTGCAGCGCGAGCACGTGGCCGCGCTCTACTCGGACATGCCGCCGCTCTTGATTCCCGTCGTCGTGCACGACCCGCAGGGCATGGCGCTGCTCAAGCCCGAGGAGCGTCAGATTGCTGGCCTCGTGAGCGGGACGTGGGACGTGTCCACCATCGTCCTGGCCAGCCCCGCGCGGGAGCTGGAGACACTCAAGACGCTGGCGAAGCTGCTTCGGATGGGGCTGCTCCAGCTCACCGCCCCTCGCTGA
- the rpmB gene encoding 50S ribosomal protein L28, producing the protein MAWKCDICGKRPLVGNNVSHANNKTKKRTLPNLQKIRASVEGRTERVLACTRCIKAGKVTKAA; encoded by the coding sequence ATGGCGTGGAAGTGTGACATCTGTGGCAAGCGTCCGCTCGTCGGCAACAACGTCAGCCACGCGAACAACAAGACCAAGAAGCGGACCCTCCCGAACCTCCAGAAGATTCGGGCCAGCGTCGAGGGTCGCACGGAGCGCGTTCTGGCCTGCACCCGCTGCATCAAAGCGGGCAAGGTGACCAAGGCAGCTTGA
- a CDS encoding GTP-binding protein, with translation MSSVNLMAREVAAKIVFYGPGLSGKTTSLRKIYETVRPAHRGEMMSIATEGDRTLFFDFLPVKVERVGDCSVRLALYTVPGQVFYNATRKLVLQGADGVVFVADSQPEAMDANRESLANLEENLFEHGIRLDRFPLVMQWNKRDLENVLPVEQLRQELNPRGVPDFETAATNGRGVLDTLKAITRLVIKDLRAKRIVPPPRPVAPAGGIQPAGLEAQLAQHLQHRQPPSAPHVAMSGGHAPAMAVIPNTPVPHRPSGSFPAIAPPPRVEPVTPPPVAPAVMAPAVVAQPAGPKLLGAASALAPGDLFDHARAAEAAFMAGNYSTCVTACTDAIRRALAYAGEGTLAQQAFLLRMDGADLLRVQGLSTQSHLRVDDAAFALYVLMQSFARLNAVGLPASE, from the coding sequence GTGAGCAGCGTGAACCTGATGGCCCGCGAGGTGGCCGCCAAAATCGTCTTCTACGGACCAGGTTTGTCCGGGAAGACGACCTCGCTGCGGAAGATCTACGAAACCGTCCGGCCCGCGCACCGGGGCGAGATGATGTCCATCGCCACCGAAGGCGACCGGACCCTCTTCTTCGACTTCCTCCCCGTGAAGGTGGAGCGCGTCGGGGACTGCTCGGTGCGGCTGGCGCTGTACACCGTGCCCGGCCAGGTCTTCTACAACGCGACCCGGAAGCTGGTGCTCCAGGGCGCCGACGGCGTCGTCTTCGTGGCGGACTCGCAGCCGGAGGCCATGGACGCCAACCGCGAGTCGCTGGCGAACCTGGAGGAGAACCTCTTCGAGCACGGCATCCGGTTGGACCGCTTCCCGCTGGTGATGCAGTGGAACAAGCGCGACCTGGAGAACGTGCTGCCGGTGGAGCAGCTGCGCCAGGAGCTCAACCCGCGCGGCGTGCCCGACTTCGAGACCGCGGCCACCAACGGCCGGGGCGTGCTCGACACGCTCAAGGCGATTACGAGGCTGGTCATCAAGGACCTGCGCGCCAAGCGCATCGTCCCGCCGCCCCGCCCCGTGGCGCCCGCCGGCGGCATCCAGCCCGCGGGCCTGGAGGCCCAGCTCGCCCAGCACCTGCAGCACCGCCAGCCCCCGTCGGCGCCCCACGTGGCGATGTCCGGCGGCCACGCTCCCGCGATGGCGGTGATCCCCAACACGCCCGTGCCGCATCGGCCGTCGGGCTCGTTCCCCGCCATCGCCCCTCCGCCCCGCGTGGAGCCGGTGACGCCGCCGCCCGTGGCGCCCGCCGTCATGGCTCCCGCCGTGGTGGCCCAGCCCGCGGGCCCCAAGCTGCTGGGCGCCGCGAGCGCGCTGGCGCCGGGTGACTTGTTCGACCACGCGCGCGCCGCCGAGGCCGCGTTCATGGCGGGCAACTACTCCACCTGCGTCACCGCGTGCACGGACGCCATCCGGCGCGCGCTCGCGTACGCGGGCGAGGGCACGCTGGCGCAGCAGGCGTTCCTGTTGCGCATGGATGGCGCGGACCTGCTGCGCGTGCAGGGCCTCTCCACCCAGTCGCACCTGCGCGTGGACGACGCGGCCTTCGCGCTCTACGTGCTGATGCAGTCCTTCGCGCGGCTCAACGCGGTGGGCCTGCCCGCGTCGGAGTAG
- a CDS encoding NAD(P)-binding protein, with product MTSAAKLKLPSGPSRHVYDVIVLGSQLGGALAAALLAKRSHRVLWVEHDGMGPGYEHGGYVLPYAPFVAPPLKAMPAVEEALTELGLTTTVQRALRPHTPELQLVLPKNRMDLHADAARRKAEVTRELGEEGEALLGALTGTTTQHEASDAFFKAQPALPPDGFFEGWGLKKLIKAHPGLESAPRLASDAPAAALIRGLRPFINHLDKPESPLALTRPLSQVLSAPSSFQGGHDGLRELLTRRLAELGGDVLGRDSPSGFIVDEMSFDGSKFAGVKLVRSDTLYRASCLVAATDSGALRRLVTDKKHHRGLLEHLDQSTTKSLLFTVNWVVPESALPRGMGELTLVDTQDAELGPMLLQLHPARTTASGGKEGKDVEGVRVVCAGVFVPASARELGDEHLQGLAVRIDGQLDALMPFTAPHRLLRSVPYLDASGSRGTRLMPHPLYSFESEAFLGVTGLPQRTPVKNLLLAGREVLPGLGLEGELLAGVRAARLVQDMLKKKDPLKG from the coding sequence ATGACGTCCGCAGCCAAACTCAAGCTTCCCTCGGGCCCGTCGCGGCACGTGTACGACGTCATCGTGCTGGGCAGCCAGCTCGGTGGCGCGCTCGCCGCGGCGCTCCTGGCCAAGCGCAGCCACCGCGTCCTCTGGGTCGAGCACGACGGCATGGGCCCGGGCTACGAGCACGGCGGCTACGTGCTCCCCTACGCGCCCTTCGTCGCGCCCCCGCTCAAGGCCATGCCCGCCGTGGAGGAGGCCCTCACGGAGCTGGGCCTCACCACCACCGTGCAGCGCGCGCTGCGCCCCCACACGCCCGAGCTCCAGCTGGTCCTGCCGAAGAACCGCATGGACCTGCACGCCGACGCCGCCCGCCGCAAGGCCGAGGTGACGCGCGAGCTGGGCGAAGAAGGCGAGGCGCTCCTGGGCGCCCTGACCGGCACCACCACCCAGCACGAGGCGAGCGACGCCTTCTTCAAGGCCCAGCCCGCCCTGCCCCCGGACGGGTTCTTCGAGGGCTGGGGACTCAAGAAGCTCATCAAGGCCCACCCCGGCCTGGAGAGCGCGCCCCGGCTGGCCTCCGACGCCCCCGCGGCCGCGTTGATCCGCGGGCTGCGACCCTTCATCAACCACCTGGACAAGCCCGAGTCGCCCCTGGCGCTCACCCGGCCCCTGTCCCAGGTGCTGTCGGCCCCGTCCTCGTTCCAGGGTGGCCACGACGGCCTGCGAGAGCTGCTCACGCGGCGCCTGGCGGAGCTGGGCGGGGACGTGCTCGGCCGCGACAGCCCCTCTGGCTTCATCGTCGATGAGATGTCCTTCGACGGCAGCAAGTTCGCGGGCGTGAAGCTGGTGCGCTCGGACACGCTCTACCGCGCCTCCTGCCTCGTCGCCGCCACCGACTCTGGCGCGCTGCGCAGGCTGGTGACGGACAAGAAGCACCACCGCGGCCTGCTCGAGCACCTGGACCAGTCCACCACGAAGTCGCTGCTCTTCACCGTCAACTGGGTGGTGCCCGAGTCCGCGCTCCCCCGGGGCATGGGAGAGCTGACGCTCGTGGACACGCAGGACGCGGAGCTGGGCCCCATGCTGCTGCAGCTCCACCCGGCGCGCACCACCGCCTCGGGCGGCAAGGAGGGCAAGGACGTGGAGGGCGTGCGCGTGGTCTGCGCCGGCGTCTTCGTCCCCGCGTCCGCGCGGGAGCTGGGCGACGAGCACCTGCAGGGGCTGGCCGTGCGCATCGACGGGCAGCTCGACGCGCTGATGCCCTTCACCGCGCCCCACCGCCTGCTGCGCTCGGTCCCCTACCTGGACGCCAGCGGCTCACGGGGCACGCGGCTGATGCCCCATCCCCTCTACAGCTTCGAGTCGGAGGCCTTCCTGGGCGTCACCGGGTTGCCCCAGCGCACCCCGGTGAAGAACCTGCTGCTCGCGGGCCGCGAGGTGCTCCCGGGCCTGGGCCTGGAGGGCGAGCTGCTCGCGGGCGTCCGCGCCGCCAGGCTGGTCCAGGACATGTTGAAGAAGAAGGATCCGCTCAAGGGCTGA
- a CDS encoding enoyl-CoA hydratase/isomerase family protein, with the protein MSDGVRTEMRGAVGVVTLDRPKALNALNLEMCRRLLPQLQAWRADPAVKAVVVRGAGGRAFCAGGDVRAVAASMAEPRPADAERLSREFFRAEYTLNHLIHHFGKPYISLVDGVCMGGGLGLSLHGAYRVVTEKLVLAMPETGIGLFPDVGGGWFLPRFPGESGTYLGLTGARCSAADAMWLGYGTHFVESARLETVLEALVGAEWGEGLASAVVEQVLKGFHADAGTSVLATQHVAMDRCFAAERVEDIQQALEAEGTAWAQETWATLVRMCPTSLKVTLRQLRMGRTRDYDEMLSVEYRLSQSMTARADFREGIRAVLVDKDHKPRWHPGTLGDVSEADVEACFASPAGDELVLSRS; encoded by the coding sequence ATGAGCGACGGCGTGCGGACAGAGATGCGAGGCGCGGTGGGGGTGGTGACGTTGGACCGACCCAAGGCGCTCAATGCGTTGAATCTGGAGATGTGCCGGCGGCTGCTGCCCCAGTTGCAGGCCTGGCGTGCGGACCCCGCGGTGAAGGCCGTGGTCGTCCGGGGAGCGGGCGGGCGGGCCTTCTGCGCGGGGGGGGACGTGCGCGCCGTGGCGGCCTCGATGGCGGAGCCCCGGCCGGCCGACGCCGAGCGGCTGTCGCGGGAGTTCTTCCGCGCCGAGTACACGCTGAACCACCTCATCCACCACTTCGGCAAGCCGTACATCTCGCTCGTCGATGGCGTCTGCATGGGCGGCGGGCTGGGCCTGTCCCTCCACGGGGCGTACCGCGTCGTCACCGAGAAGCTGGTGCTGGCGATGCCGGAGACGGGGATTGGTCTGTTCCCGGACGTGGGAGGAGGCTGGTTCCTGCCGCGCTTCCCGGGCGAGTCGGGGACGTACCTGGGCCTGACGGGCGCGCGGTGCAGCGCGGCGGACGCGATGTGGCTCGGCTACGGGACGCACTTCGTGGAGTCGGCGCGGCTGGAGACGGTGCTGGAGGCGCTGGTGGGCGCCGAGTGGGGCGAGGGCCTGGCGAGCGCGGTGGTGGAGCAGGTGCTGAAGGGCTTCCACGCGGACGCGGGGACGTCGGTGCTGGCCACGCAGCACGTGGCGATGGACCGGTGCTTCGCGGCGGAGCGGGTGGAGGACATCCAGCAGGCGCTGGAGGCGGAAGGAACGGCGTGGGCGCAGGAGACGTGGGCCACGCTCGTGCGCATGTGCCCCACGAGCTTGAAGGTGACGCTGCGTCAGCTGCGCATGGGCCGCACGCGCGACTACGACGAGATGCTGTCGGTGGAGTACCGGCTGAGCCAGTCCATGACGGCGCGGGCCGACTTCCGCGAGGGCATCCGCGCGGTGCTGGTGGACAAGGACCACAAGCCGCGCTGGCACCCGGGAACGCTGGGCGACGTCTCCGAGGCCGACGTGGAGGCGTGCTTCGCGTCTCCGGCTGGGGATGAGCTGGTGCTGTCGCGGAGCTGA
- a CDS encoding HAD family hydrolase: protein MTPSDAPLRAAVFDMDGTLVDNMVFHNQAWVALARKLGLSLTAEDFQTRFAGRKNEEILPELLGRALDPEELQRLADEKEGHYRTLYRPHLKLHRGAEALLSRLRAAGIPVAIATAAPEGNRALVIDGLGLRPVFQRIVGAEEVSRGKPFPDIFLAAARGLGVDPSECLAFEDAILGVMSARDAGMPVVGITTTTTAVQLRQAGALWTLPDFTTFPPELEARLFGAGV, encoded by the coding sequence ATGACACCTTCCGACGCGCCCCTCCGAGCCGCCGTCTTCGACATGGACGGCACCCTCGTCGACAACATGGTGTTCCACAACCAGGCCTGGGTGGCGCTCGCGCGCAAGCTCGGCCTGTCGCTCACCGCCGAGGACTTCCAGACGCGCTTCGCGGGCCGGAAGAACGAAGAAATCCTCCCCGAGCTCCTCGGCCGCGCCCTGGACCCGGAAGAGCTCCAGCGCCTGGCCGACGAGAAGGAGGGCCACTACCGCACCCTCTACCGGCCGCACTTGAAACTGCACCGCGGCGCGGAGGCGCTCCTCTCCCGGCTGCGCGCGGCCGGCATCCCCGTGGCCATCGCCACCGCCGCGCCGGAGGGCAACCGCGCGCTGGTCATCGACGGCCTGGGCCTGCGCCCGGTCTTCCAGCGCATCGTCGGCGCCGAGGAGGTCTCCCGGGGCAAGCCCTTCCCGGACATCTTCCTGGCCGCCGCGCGCGGGCTGGGCGTGGACCCTTCCGAGTGCCTCGCCTTCGAGGACGCCATCCTCGGCGTCATGTCCGCCCGGGACGCGGGCATGCCGGTGGTGGGCATCACCACCACGACGACGGCTGTCCAGCTGCGCCAGGCCGGCGCCCTCTGGACGCTCCCGGACTTCACCACCTTCCCGCCCGAGCTGGAGGCCCGCCTCTTCGGCGCGGGAGTCTGA
- a CDS encoding anhydro-N-acetylmuramic acid kinase, protein MRLPPPLSDSERPRLCIGLLSGTSADAVEAALCEVSGTGGGARLRLLSHVSAPFPPDVVARILGPQDAHSLSRLDFELGECFARAALQVMEQAGVARADVAAIGSHGQTMAHHPPGTTEVPSTLQIGEPSVIAELTGLPVVSDFRTRDVAAGGHGAPLVPYFDWVAFRGLQAPRALQNLGGIANVSVVGPLLDDTFAFDTGPGNMVLDGLARRATHSRLACDLDGTLSGKGRVIPELLEELLTDDFLARPPPKSTGRERYGDALVERLWTIHPDRANDLLATALELTVESTARAYETWVFPRAPDLEAMYVSGGGTRNPRLMARLEARLAPLPVRRLDSLGFPEGAKEAALFALLAAEYLVGTPANVPSATGAKRRVVLGKLTP, encoded by the coding sequence ATGCGCCTTCCGCCTCCCCTCTCCGATTCCGAGCGCCCGCGCCTGTGCATCGGGCTGTTGTCCGGCACCAGCGCGGACGCGGTGGAGGCCGCGCTGTGCGAGGTGTCCGGTACGGGCGGCGGCGCGCGGCTGCGGCTCTTGTCCCACGTCTCGGCGCCCTTCCCTCCGGACGTGGTGGCGCGGATCCTCGGGCCCCAGGACGCGCACTCGCTCAGCCGGCTCGACTTCGAGTTGGGGGAGTGCTTCGCCCGCGCCGCGCTCCAGGTGATGGAGCAGGCGGGCGTGGCGCGCGCGGACGTGGCCGCCATCGGCTCCCACGGTCAGACGATGGCCCACCATCCCCCAGGCACCACCGAGGTGCCCTCCACCCTGCAGATTGGCGAGCCGTCCGTCATCGCCGAGCTGACGGGCCTGCCCGTCGTCAGCGACTTCCGCACCCGGGACGTGGCCGCCGGGGGCCATGGCGCGCCGCTGGTGCCCTACTTCGACTGGGTGGCCTTCCGAGGACTCCAGGCCCCTCGCGCGCTCCAGAACCTGGGCGGCATCGCCAACGTGTCCGTCGTCGGGCCGCTCCTGGACGACACCTTCGCCTTCGACACCGGACCCGGGAACATGGTGCTGGATGGCCTGGCCCGGCGCGCGACGCACAGCCGGCTGGCGTGTGACCTGGACGGGACGCTGTCCGGAAAGGGCCGGGTGATTCCGGAGCTGCTCGAGGAGCTGCTCACCGACGACTTCCTCGCCCGGCCTCCTCCGAAGAGCACAGGACGCGAGCGCTACGGGGACGCACTGGTGGAGCGGCTCTGGACGATTCACCCGGACCGGGCGAATGACCTGCTGGCCACCGCGTTGGAGCTCACCGTGGAGAGCACCGCGCGCGCCTACGAAACCTGGGTTTTTCCCCGAGCGCCGGACCTGGAGGCGATGTACGTCTCCGGGGGCGGTACACGGAATCCCCGGTTGATGGCGCGACTCGAAGCGCGACTGGCTCCCCTCCCCGTGCGCCGGCTTGATAGCCTTGGATTTCCAGAAGGCGCGAAGGAAGCGGCCTTGTTCGCCCTGCTGGCCGCCGAGTACCTCGTGGGAACCCCCGCGAATGTCCCGTCCGCAACTGGCGCGAAGCGTCGAGTCGTTCTAGGAAAGCTGACACCGTGA
- a CDS encoding metalloenzyme → MRVALLFIDGVGIGRKDPAINPLAHREHLLSRFQDAPSPALPDGGLCIPVDTTFGVSGRPQSASNQTAILTGEPAPALLGQHVLGYPNAALRALLAERSIVKRLRAAGREATFATAYPAAYLDALGVPRRPTTSPPEFTPSPEARRRMKPSAAKLAFAAGDVPLRTLEDARAKDGLTPDITGAHARAFGLPAPERTPEEAADIFWRVAMGADFTYFEHYLADEAGHAQDFTAAHTALDIFDAFLRAVLATRPADARLMVCSDHGNVEDLSTRGHTLHPVPVLYFGPPSPEVEALSTVADVGRTVMRWLEVE, encoded by the coding sequence GTGCGCGTCGCGCTCCTCTTCATCGATGGCGTGGGCATCGGCCGGAAGGACCCGGCCATCAATCCGCTCGCCCACCGTGAGCACCTGCTTTCCCGCTTCCAGGACGCCCCCAGCCCCGCGCTGCCCGACGGCGGCCTGTGTATCCCGGTGGACACGACCTTCGGTGTGTCCGGCCGGCCCCAGTCCGCTTCCAATCAGACGGCCATCCTCACCGGGGAGCCCGCGCCCGCGCTCCTCGGCCAGCACGTGCTGGGCTACCCCAACGCGGCCCTGCGCGCGCTGCTCGCCGAGCGCTCCATCGTCAAGCGCCTGCGCGCCGCCGGCCGCGAGGCCACGTTCGCCACCGCCTACCCCGCGGCCTACCTGGACGCGCTCGGGGTCCCCCGGCGCCCGACCACCTCGCCTCCGGAGTTCACCCCGTCCCCCGAGGCCCGCCGCCGCATGAAGCCCTCCGCCGCCAAGCTGGCCTTCGCCGCGGGCGACGTGCCGCTGCGCACACTGGAGGACGCACGTGCCAAAGACGGCCTCACGCCCGACATCACCGGCGCCCACGCGCGCGCCTTCGGACTGCCCGCGCCCGAGCGCACGCCCGAGGAGGCCGCGGACATCTTCTGGCGTGTGGCGATGGGCGCGGACTTCACCTACTTCGAGCACTACCTCGCGGACGAGGCCGGACACGCCCAGGACTTCACGGCCGCCCACACCGCGCTCGACATCTTCGACGCCTTCCTGCGCGCCGTGCTCGCCACGCGCCCCGCCGACGCGCGGCTCATGGTGTGCAGCGACCACGGCAACGTGGAGGACCTGTCCACGCGCGGACACACGCTCCACCCCGTCCCCGTGCTCTACTTCGGGCCTCCATCGCCGGAGGTGGAGGCGCTCTCCACCGTCGCCGACGTGGGACGCACGGTGATGCGCTGGCTCGAAGTGGAGTGA
- a CDS encoding DUF523 domain-containing protein, with amino-acid sequence MVSACLLGEACRYDGRSQRSERVLAALEGKAVVPICPEVASGLPIPRPPVDLRGGTGVDVWAGQARAVEREARTDRTEDFQRGARLALDAARRFDVTVALLKEKSPSCGSQRVYESGVLRSGEGITTALLRAEDITVVSDEEL; translated from the coding sequence ATGGTGAGCGCGTGTCTCTTGGGCGAAGCGTGCCGCTACGACGGTCGCTCGCAGCGCTCGGAACGAGTGCTCGCGGCCCTCGAGGGCAAGGCGGTCGTACCCATCTGTCCCGAGGTCGCCTCAGGGCTCCCCATCCCTCGACCTCCCGTCGACCTTCGCGGCGGCACGGGCGTCGACGTCTGGGCGGGACAGGCTCGTGCGGTGGAACGCGAGGCCCGAACGGACCGCACCGAGGACTTCCAGCGGGGCGCCCGGCTCGCGCTCGATGCCGCGCGACGCTTCGACGTGACGGTCGCGCTGCTCAAGGAGAAGAGCCCCTCCTGCGGGAGCCAGCGCGTCTACGAGTCTGGAGTCCTGCGCTCGGGCGAAGGCATCACCACCGCCCTGCTTCGCGCCGAGGACATCACCGTCGTCAGCGACGAAGAGCTGTAG
- a CDS encoding MarR family winged helix-turn-helix transcriptional regulator, which produces MKRKDALEDVKTLQASSLGYVLIRCGQLFNELGMQAVNSEAGYPMMREVHARILPYLENPDGVRITELARSLGVTKQAVQPVIAELAEFGAVRIEPDPDDARARRVVLTEKGIAAMRHGTTKLVEIDRRVARRLGAEETRELHGLLTRLFEVLKARD; this is translated from the coding sequence ATGAAGAGGAAGGACGCGCTCGAGGACGTGAAGACGCTTCAGGCCAGCAGCCTGGGTTACGTGCTCATCCGGTGTGGGCAGTTGTTCAACGAGTTGGGGATGCAGGCGGTCAACAGCGAGGCCGGCTATCCCATGATGCGCGAGGTCCACGCGCGCATCCTCCCGTACCTGGAGAATCCGGACGGCGTGCGAATCACCGAGCTTGCGCGCAGCCTGGGGGTGACGAAGCAGGCGGTGCAACCGGTCATCGCGGAGCTCGCGGAGTTCGGCGCGGTGCGGATTGAGCCGGACCCGGATGACGCCCGTGCGAGGCGGGTCGTCCTGACGGAGAAGGGCATCGCGGCCATGCGGCACGGGACGACGAAGCTGGTGGAGATCGACCGACGGGTGGCCAGGCGCCTGGGCGCGGAAGAGACCCGGGAACTGCACGGGCTCTTGACCCGGCTGTTCGAGGTGCTCAAGGCGCGGGACTGA
- a CDS encoding alpha/beta fold hydrolase, whose protein sequence is MQVPAWVDREAFPFNVREVAGLSVVDEGQGPPIVFVHGTPTWSFEWRALIRAFSPTHRCIAVDHLGFGLSPRPPDADYSPEAHARRFAAVIEALNLPRFTLVAHDFGGPISLDFALSHPERIERVVLINTIAWPFVDEPSLARGARLAGGGLFRWLYRNLNLSFIIAKSAWGKGPRPAKMWNQYTFMFPDADSRERVLWALAKSLSASTPFFQSLWERRERFAQTPVHFIWGLRDAAFPPVILERFRKAWPHATVDTLPDAGHWPHEEAPEACIDFLKQALKRA, encoded by the coding sequence ATGCAAGTTCCCGCCTGGGTCGACCGCGAGGCATTTCCCTTCAACGTGCGTGAGGTGGCAGGGCTGTCAGTGGTGGACGAAGGCCAGGGACCGCCCATCGTCTTCGTGCACGGAACGCCCACCTGGTCCTTCGAGTGGCGCGCGCTCATCCGGGCCTTCTCCCCCACGCACCGCTGCATCGCGGTGGACCACCTGGGCTTCGGCCTGTCGCCCCGACCTCCGGACGCGGACTACTCGCCCGAGGCCCACGCGCGCCGCTTCGCCGCCGTCATCGAGGCGCTGAACCTGCCCCGCTTCACCCTGGTGGCCCACGACTTCGGTGGCCCCATCTCGCTCGACTTCGCGCTCTCCCATCCGGAGCGCATCGAGCGCGTGGTGCTCATCAACACCATCGCCTGGCCCTTCGTCGACGAGCCCTCACTCGCCCGGGGCGCTCGCCTGGCGGGAGGAGGGCTCTTCCGCTGGCTGTACCGGAACCTGAACCTCTCGTTCATCATCGCGAAGTCGGCCTGGGGCAAGGGCCCACGTCCCGCGAAGATGTGGAACCAGTACACGTTCATGTTCCCGGACGCGGACTCGCGCGAGCGCGTGCTCTGGGCCCTCGCGAAGAGCCTCAGCGCGTCCACGCCCTTCTTCCAGTCCCTCTGGGAGCGCCGCGAGCGGTTCGCGCAGACGCCCGTCCACTTCATCTGGGGGCTGCGCGACGCGGCCTTCCCGCCCGTCATCCTCGAGCGGTTCCGGAAGGCCTGGCCTCACGCCACCGTGGACACGCTCCCCGACGCGGGCCACTGGCCCCACGAAGAAGCCCCCGAGGCCTGCATCGACTTCCTGAAGCAGGCCCTGAAACGGGCTTGA
- a CDS encoding N-acetylmuramic acid 6-phosphate etherase encodes MGSSRASFTKLPPTERLHPRADGLDLLSLGSVVRRLHDEDVVAVRAVRPALPAVARAATAVVAALRAGGRLLYIGAGTSGRLGVLDASECPPTFGSAPTQVQARIAGGRRAMTHAVEGAEDDVEAGVRDVADFAASPRDVVCGISASASTPYVRAALREAKRRGAHTVLVCCNPPGARADVDTLVLARTGPELVAGSTRLKAGTATKLILNAITTAAFVALGRVYRGRMVGMRPVNAKLRARAARMVAELTGLPGEDAEVLLAKAQGEVRVAVAMAFTGLGAREARKRLEENGLRALGGSGRKGAHASAARPPAPRKRRVGTGP; translated from the coding sequence GTGGGTTCCTCTCGCGCTTCATTCACGAAACTCCCTCCCACCGAGCGGCTTCACCCCCGCGCGGACGGCCTGGATCTGCTTTCTCTCGGGTCGGTCGTCCGCCGGTTACATGACGAGGACGTTGTCGCCGTCCGTGCGGTTCGCCCCGCGCTGCCCGCTGTCGCCCGAGCCGCGACAGCCGTAGTGGCTGCGTTGCGGGCGGGCGGGCGGCTCCTCTACATCGGCGCTGGCACGAGTGGACGTCTCGGCGTCCTCGACGCCAGCGAGTGTCCTCCGACCTTCGGCAGCGCCCCCACCCAGGTCCAGGCCCGCATCGCGGGTGGACGCCGGGCGATGACGCATGCCGTGGAGGGCGCCGAGGACGACGTCGAGGCGGGCGTCCGGGACGTGGCCGACTTCGCCGCGAGCCCCCGGGACGTCGTCTGCGGCATCTCCGCGAGCGCCTCCACCCCGTATGTCCGCGCCGCGCTGCGCGAGGCGAAGCGGCGAGGCGCCCACACGGTGCTGGTGTGCTGCAACCCGCCGGGTGCTCGCGCGGACGTGGACACGCTGGTGCTGGCGCGCACGGGGCCGGAGCTGGTGGCGGGCTCCACGCGGCTGAAGGCCGGCACGGCGACGAAGCTCATCCTGAATGCCATCACCACCGCGGCCTTCGTGGCGCTGGGCCGGGTATACCGGGGACGGATGGTGGGCATGCGCCCCGTCAACGCGAAGCTGCGGGCCCGGGCCGCGCGCATGGTGGCCGAGCTGACCGGACTGCCCGGCGAGGACGCCGAGGTGCTGCTCGCGAAGGCCCAGGGCGAGGTGCGAGTCGCCGTGGCCATGGCCTTCACCGGCCTGGGCGCCCGGGAGGCCCGGAAGCGTCTGGAGGAGAACGGCTTGCGCGCGCTCGGCGGCTCCGGACGTAAGGGCGCGCACGCATCGGCCGCCCGCCCGCCCGCTCCCCGAAAGCGGCGTGTGGGGACCGGGCCTTAG